One region of Blastocatellia bacterium genomic DNA includes:
- a CDS encoding tetratricopeptide repeat protein has translation MHKPTEATIAAGETRLYRLDINAKQFIRVRVRQRGINLGIALLSANGTRIQETDANKNPDGDESLAAIVETAGRYQIEVSGAAGTGPGSFVITLEDSRDATAEDAARVEVVKLLTEGKRLQEAQTREARAQSIPVYQRALEQARAANDKKSESVTLYELAQALRAAGKHQDAIGYYEQALPILRDRQDRRAEANVLNSMGIAYDSLRQKDKSLEYYERALTIYEEVGDGRGRGESLNNIGNYYRTTANYKKALEYFERARTDFGAFDDRSKIVFYNNLGLTYRQLAEWQKALDSHNEALRLAEKIPDRDQQATTLRLIGQLHEAKGEMDAAIETYNRMLPIFREAKNRRGEANALNLIGEVNRKRGNGDPALEYFKQSLALFQAEHDLAGVATIYNNMALVSRVRGSFQEALDYYQKVLATDREANSPKEFDAQTLNNMGQVYFYLNNLPKALELYNQALAIFESSGDRRRAGLALNNIGQALLAQDELVKALDYFERALAIHQQTRDRAGEAATLGNLAEVYRKQKSYPKALDFGERALAATREIKNRNLEALTLVSLGKTYGAMRDLDKSQQAIEAALALVQQTRDRSTEIEALYTLALIHRGRGQLDQALKRIEAAIQIIEGVRSEVKQADLRISYFAYVQQFYGLYIDLLMKLHALKPLSGYTAAALETSERARARSLLDLLAEAHADIRQGVEPALLEKERSLRRGLNEKAQRQLLLLSGAHTEIEADAIENDLVAIKAQLVEVENEIRTRSPRYAALTQPQPLTVAQIQKQVLDDDTMLLEYWLGPERSFLWAVTSDDIKSYELPGRAEIEAVARRYYGLLTDPSNKLRARADQRGLRAQEFAKQDADFTTTGRQLSEMLLSPVARQLHHNRLLIVADGALNYVPFTALPLPKAHSEEPAFHHRPMVARHEIVMLPSASTLALLRRDTANRQPAPNTLAILADPVFDQTDARVKGAGSRSGNRPQPAVDDERGLSVKLGTAAADVSGGTGAARINRLPETRREAESIAQYVPESERLEALDFDASRQLATSDKLSSYRYIHIATHGFLNSVHPESSGIVLSLVDPGGTQQSGFMVADEFYNLKLPAELVVLSACQTGLGQEVRGEGLIGLTRGLMYAGAARVVVSLWNVDDAATAELMGYFYKKLLKKEKTPSESLRDAQLKMLDHKQWSAPYFWAAFVLQGEWR, from the coding sequence TTGCATAAGCCGACAGAAGCGACTATCGCGGCGGGCGAAACGCGGCTCTATCGCCTGGACATCAACGCCAAACAATTCATTCGCGTCCGCGTCCGACAACGGGGCATCAACCTCGGCATTGCCTTGCTCTCCGCCAATGGAACACGGATTCAAGAGACTGACGCCAATAAAAACCCCGATGGCGATGAATCACTTGCCGCCATCGTTGAAACGGCGGGCCGGTATCAGATCGAAGTGAGCGGGGCTGCCGGCACCGGGCCCGGCAGCTTTGTCATCACTCTCGAAGACTCGCGCGATGCGACGGCTGAAGATGCCGCCCGCGTCGAGGTGGTCAAGCTCTTAACTGAGGGCAAGCGATTACAAGAAGCGCAGACCCGCGAAGCGCGCGCCCAGTCCATTCCGGTTTATCAACGCGCTCTCGAACAGGCGCGCGCGGCCAACGATAAGAAAAGCGAATCGGTGACACTTTACGAGCTGGCGCAAGCGCTGCGCGCCGCCGGCAAGCATCAGGACGCTATCGGCTACTATGAACAGGCGCTGCCTATCCTGCGCGACCGTCAGGATCGTCGCGCCGAAGCCAATGTGTTAAACAGCATGGGCATCGCTTACGACAGCCTGCGGCAGAAAGACAAGAGCCTGGAATACTACGAGCGAGCGCTGACGATCTATGAAGAAGTCGGGGATGGGCGTGGCCGCGGCGAAAGCTTGAATAACATCGGCAACTATTACCGCACGACGGCGAACTACAAGAAGGCGCTCGAATACTTCGAGCGGGCGCGCACGGATTTCGGCGCCTTTGATGATCGCTCGAAGATCGTTTTTTATAACAACCTCGGGCTCACTTATCGCCAGCTCGCCGAATGGCAGAAGGCGCTCGATAGTCACAACGAGGCGCTGCGGCTGGCCGAAAAAATCCCTGACCGCGATCAACAGGCGACAACGCTCAGGCTGATTGGCCAGCTTCATGAAGCCAAGGGCGAAATGGATGCGGCAATCGAGACCTACAATCGGATGCTGCCGATCTTCCGCGAAGCCAAGAACCGTCGCGGCGAGGCCAATGCGCTGAACCTGATCGGCGAAGTCAATCGCAAGCGCGGCAATGGCGACCCCGCGCTTGAATACTTCAAGCAATCGCTGGCGCTCTTTCAGGCCGAGCATGACCTTGCGGGCGTCGCCACCATCTATAACAACATGGCGCTGGTGTCCCGGGTTCGCGGCAGCTTTCAAGAGGCGCTCGACTATTACCAAAAGGTGCTGGCGACCGACCGCGAGGCGAATTCGCCAAAGGAGTTCGACGCGCAGACCCTCAACAACATGGGGCAGGTTTACTTTTACCTGAACAACCTGCCGAAAGCCTTAGAGCTTTACAACCAGGCGCTCGCCATTTTCGAATCATCCGGCGACCGACGGCGCGCCGGACTGGCATTGAATAACATCGGTCAGGCGCTCTTAGCGCAGGACGAGCTAGTCAAGGCGCTCGATTATTTTGAGCGCGCCCTCGCCATTCATCAGCAAACCAGGGACAGGGCTGGTGAAGCGGCGACGCTCGGCAATCTGGCCGAAGTTTATCGCAAACAGAAGAGCTATCCGAAAGCGCTCGACTTCGGCGAGCGGGCACTGGCGGCAACCCGCGAGATCAAGAATCGCAACCTCGAAGCGCTCACGCTCGTCAGCCTAGGCAAGACCTATGGCGCAATGCGCGACCTTGATAAATCACAACAGGCCATCGAGGCGGCGCTGGCGCTGGTGCAGCAAACGCGTGATCGTTCAACTGAGATCGAGGCGCTCTACACGCTGGCACTGATCCATCGTGGGCGCGGCCAGCTCGATCAGGCATTGAAGCGAATTGAAGCGGCCATCCAGATCATCGAAGGCGTGCGCAGTGAAGTGAAGCAGGCCGACCTGCGCATCAGTTACTTCGCCTATGTGCAGCAGTTTTATGGGCTCTATATCGATCTGCTTATGAAGTTGCATGCGCTCAAGCCGTTGAGCGGCTACACCGCCGCGGCGCTTGAGACGAGCGAGCGGGCCAGGGCGCGCAGTCTGCTCGACTTGCTGGCCGAAGCCCACGCAGACATCCGCCAGGGCGTCGAGCCGGCGCTCCTGGAAAAAGAGCGCAGCTTGCGGCGCGGGCTCAACGAGAAGGCGCAAAGGCAATTGCTGCTGCTGAGCGGCGCGCATACGGAGATCGAAGCCGATGCCATCGAAAACGATCTGGTCGCCATCAAGGCGCAGCTCGTCGAAGTCGAGAATGAAATCCGCACGCGCAGCCCGCGCTATGCGGCGCTCACCCAGCCACAGCCTTTGACCGTCGCGCAGATTCAAAAACAGGTGCTCGACGACGACACCATGCTGCTCGAATACTGGCTCGGGCCAGAGCGCAGCTTTCTCTGGGCCGTCACCAGTGATGACATCAAGAGTTATGAGTTGCCTGGGCGCGCCGAGATCGAAGCCGTGGCGCGGCGCTATTACGGCTTGCTCACAGACCCTAGCAATAAGCTGCGGGCGCGCGCCGATCAACGCGGTTTGAGGGCGCAGGAGTTCGCCAAACAGGATGCAGACTTCACGACGACCGGGCGGCAGTTGAGCGAAATGTTGCTCTCGCCTGTTGCGCGACAGCTCCATCACAATCGCCTGCTGATTGTTGCCGACGGCGCGCTGAACTATGTTCCTTTCACCGCATTGCCGCTGCCGAAAGCGCACTCGGAAGAACCGGCCTTTCATCACAGGCCGATGGTCGCCCGGCACGAGATCGTCATGCTGCCATCGGCCTCGACGCTGGCTCTATTGCGACGCGACACGGCCAACCGGCAGCCCGCGCCCAACACCCTCGCCATTCTCGCGGACCCGGTTTTTGATCAAACCGATGCGCGCGTCAAAGGCGCGGGTAGTCGTAGCGGTAATCGTCCACAGCCGGCTGTGGACGACGAGCGCGGCCTGAGCGTCAAGCTCGGCACGGCGGCCGCCGATGTCAGTGGCGGGACGGGCGCGGCTCGCATCAATCGCTTGCCTGAGACTCGGCGCGAAGCCGAATCGATTGCCCAGTACGTCCCTGAAAGCGAGCGGCTCGAAGCCCTCGACTTCGACGCCAGCCGACAACTGGCGACGAGCGACAAGTTGAGTAGCTACCGTTACATTCACATCGCGACGCATGGTTTCTTGAACAGCGTCCACCCGGAATCGTCGGGAATCGTGCTGTCGCTCGTGGACCCTGGCGGGACGCAACAATCCGGGTTTATGGTCGCCGACGAGTTTTATAACTTAAAGCTCCCTGCCGAGCTGGTTGTGTTGAGCGCCTGCCAGACAGGACTGGGACAAGAAGTGCGCGGCGAAGGGTTGATCGGCCTGACGCGCGGGCTGATGTACGCCGGCGCGGCGCGCGTCGTCGTCAGTCTCTGGAACGTTGACGATGCCGCCACCGCCGAGCTGATGGGTTATTTCTATAAGAAGCTGCTCAAAAAAGAGAAGACGCCATCCGAGTCTTTGCGCGACGCGCAGTTGAAAATGCTCGATCATAAACAATGGTCCGCGCCCTATTTCTGGGCCGCCTTCGTCCTCCAAGGCGAGTGGCGGTGA
- a CDS encoding thiolase family protein, protein MRRVAIVGSAQTVHERRKADQNVEDMIFETVTALLEQSGLTISDVEMVMGAGDDVMDGRSISNVFTAEYAGAFLKEESKVEDDGAFAACYAFMRIAAGAFDTILVYGYSKSSDSSPQHYSGMMADPFYLRPLGVEALTAAALQAQCYFSQYGAGEADAALVAVKNRRQAMRNPFAQIKGEYTIAEVMASPMIATPIKRLDASPITDGCCAMLLMSEEAVKKYGLKPAWIRGLGFCTDSYYLGHRDLAEIRSAHLAAERAYDMAGISRPGAEIDVAEIHEPFAFQELMVYEALGFCDKGKGRDLLHSGATGVNGTGRLPVNLSGGALSANPIFATGLIRLAEAALQVTGQADGHQADARTVVAHATSGLALQSNIVYVLGAHP, encoded by the coding sequence ATGCGAAGAGTTGCCATAGTCGGGTCGGCACAGACCGTCCATGAGCGGCGCAAGGCCGATCAAAACGTCGAAGACATGATCTTTGAAACGGTCACGGCGCTGCTCGAACAGAGCGGGCTGACGATCAGCGATGTTGAGATGGTTATGGGCGCGGGCGACGACGTGATGGATGGGCGCAGCATCTCGAACGTCTTCACGGCAGAATACGCCGGCGCGTTTTTGAAGGAGGAATCGAAGGTCGAAGATGACGGCGCGTTTGCGGCCTGTTACGCCTTCATGCGGATCGCCGCGGGGGCCTTTGATACGATCCTGGTCTATGGCTACAGCAAGTCATCCGATTCTTCGCCCCAGCATTATTCGGGGATGATGGCCGACCCGTTTTACCTTCGCCCGCTCGGCGTCGAGGCGCTGACGGCGGCGGCTCTGCAAGCGCAATGCTACTTTTCGCAATACGGCGCGGGCGAAGCAGACGCGGCACTGGTCGCGGTCAAGAATCGCCGCCAGGCCATGCGCAATCCTTTTGCGCAGATCAAAGGCGAATACACGATTGCTGAGGTGATGGCCTCGCCCATGATCGCTACGCCAATTAAACGGCTCGACGCCTCACCGATAACGGATGGCTGTTGCGCCATGCTGCTGATGTCAGAAGAAGCGGTGAAAAAGTACGGCTTGAAACCGGCGTGGATTCGCGGCCTCGGTTTCTGCACAGACAGTTACTACCTGGGCCACCGCGACCTGGCAGAGATTCGCTCGGCGCATCTCGCCGCGGAGCGGGCCTATGACATGGCCGGCATCAGCCGTCCGGGCGCTGAGATTGACGTGGCAGAGATTCACGAGCCGTTCGCCTTTCAAGAGTTGATGGTCTATGAAGCACTCGGCTTTTGCGACAAAGGTAAAGGGCGCGACCTCTTGCATTCGGGCGCGACCGGCGTAAACGGGACAGGCCGCCTGCCGGTCAATCTTTCGGGCGGCGCGCTGTCGGCAAATCCGATCTTTGCAACCGGCTTGATCCGCCTGGCCGAAGCCGCCCTTCAAGTGACCGGTCAGGCGGATGGCCATCAAGCTGATGCTCGAACCGTCGTGGCGCACGCGACTTCAGGGCTGGCGCTGCAATCCAACATCGTCTACGTCCTCGGCGCTCACCCTTAA
- a CDS encoding thiolase domain-containing protein (Catalyzes the synthesis of acetoacetyl coenzyme A from two molecules of acetyl coenzyme A. It can also act as a thiolase, catalyzing the reverse reaction and generating two-carbon units from the four-carbon product of fatty acid oxidation) has translation MRRVAIIGTGQTKCKERRDDVSFPGLIYEAASRALIDAGITIREVDAVVFGSAPELFEGVNHPEHWCAEAAGAWRKPVMRIHTGGTVGASTGIGAFYYIASGMFDTVLAVTGDKLSESPVQLGLSTVYDPILGRQFACGAPSAVALQARQYMDEYGVTEEQAALVAVKNRKNALLNPYAQLKIPQISVEMVMNSPVLSSPIKLLDACPASDGACAMVLTSEARAEKLNPRPAWIQAVASVNEGVYYPGRDFATPLALMEAAKKVYKVAGITRPRQELDVAELYEAFSFQEMLWTEAMFFCERGEGGRLVESGATEMTGDLPINPSGGVLSTNTIGATAMMRQAEAAMQVMGRAGEHQIDGARTAIAHGWGGGIQFHTLMIVSAAKG, from the coding sequence GTGAGACGAGTCGCCATCATCGGCACAGGGCAGACGAAATGCAAAGAGCGGCGCGACGACGTCAGCTTTCCCGGCCTCATCTACGAGGCCGCGAGCCGCGCCCTCATAGATGCCGGCATCACCATCAGAGAGGTTGATGCGGTCGTCTTCGGCAGCGCCCCGGAGCTTTTTGAAGGCGTCAATCATCCGGAGCACTGGTGCGCCGAAGCCGCCGGCGCATGGCGCAAGCCGGTGATGCGCATACACACAGGCGGCACGGTCGGCGCTTCGACAGGCATCGGCGCGTTTTACTATATCGCTTCGGGCATGTTCGACACGGTGCTGGCGGTGACCGGCGATAAGCTGTCGGAATCGCCCGTACAGTTGGGCCTTTCGACGGTCTACGACCCGATTCTCGGCCGCCAGTTCGCTTGCGGCGCGCCCTCGGCGGTGGCGCTTCAAGCGCGGCAGTATATGGACGAGTATGGCGTCACCGAAGAACAGGCCGCGCTGGTCGCGGTCAAGAATCGCAAGAACGCGTTGCTGAATCCGTATGCGCAGCTAAAGATTCCGCAGATCTCCGTCGAGATGGTGATGAATTCGCCGGTCTTGTCGTCGCCGATCAAGCTGCTGGATGCGTGCCCGGCTTCCGACGGGGCGTGCGCAATGGTCTTGACCAGCGAAGCGCGCGCCGAAAAGCTCAATCCGCGACCGGCGTGGATACAGGCGGTCGCCTCGGTCAACGAAGGCGTCTATTACCCCGGCCGCGACTTTGCAACCCCGCTGGCGTTGATGGAAGCGGCAAAGAAAGTTTACAAAGTGGCCGGCATTACCAGGCCGCGGCAGGAGCTGGACGTTGCCGAGCTTTACGAGGCATTCTCGTTTCAGGAGATGTTATGGACGGAAGCCATGTTCTTCTGTGAGCGCGGCGAGGGCGGCAGGCTGGTCGAATCGGGCGCGACCGAGATGACCGGCGATCTGCCGATTAACCCGTCGGGCGGCGTGCTTTCGACTAACACGATTGGCGCGACGGCGATGATGCGGCAGGCTGAAGCCGCGATGCAAGTCATGGGTCGCGCCGGCGAACATCAGATTGACGGCGCGCGCACGGCCATCGCCCACGGCTGGGGCGGGGGCATTCAGTTTCACACGCTGATGATCGTCAGCGCGGCGAAGGGATAG
- a CDS encoding Zn-ribbon domain-containing OB-fold protein gives MILEGDITIPYKWTTGATTGRFLAELKENARLVGARCQDCGKVYVPPPDLCGECYRPLGDWVPLSGEGTVVAITNVERRMPWSPSPTPYALGLIRLDGADTNLLHMVAPGVKAGDRVAAVFKAARSGVLLDIETFVALDATDARADDQQQTPNVGAETKTESQSRSSTGGTSTQMETFKEVSEVFRALPGNFHQEKADENLSFYFSIDGEQWTVLVTPESCDVQPGKTVENADCFLKTSAEIFLGTINGTYTPSMTDLVMGKVKTNNPFLLQKFRDLFA, from the coding sequence ATGATTCTAGAAGGCGACATTACGATCCCGTATAAGTGGACGACGGGGGCAACCACGGGGAGGTTTCTCGCGGAGCTGAAAGAGAATGCCCGGCTGGTGGGAGCGCGTTGCCAGGACTGCGGCAAGGTCTATGTACCGCCGCCCGATCTTTGTGGCGAATGCTACAGACCGCTCGGTGACTGGGTGCCGCTCAGCGGCGAAGGAACGGTTGTCGCGATCACCAACGTCGAGCGTAGGATGCCCTGGAGCCCTTCGCCTACGCCTTACGCGCTCGGCTTGATCCGACTGGACGGCGCGGATACGAACCTGCTGCACATGGTCGCGCCCGGGGTGAAGGCGGGCGACCGCGTCGCGGCAGTCTTCAAAGCCGCGCGCAGTGGGGTGTTGCTCGACATCGAAACCTTCGTGGCGCTCGATGCGACAGATGCGCGGGCCGACGATCAGCAGCAAACTCCCAATGTAGGCGCTGAGACAAAAACCGAATCTCAATCGCGATCATCAACAGGAGGAACAAGCACACAGATGGAAACATTCAAAGAAGTCAGCGAAGTTTTCCGCGCCTTGCCCGGCAACTTTCATCAAGAGAAGGCCGACGAAAACCTGTCCTTCTACTTCTCGATTGACGGCGAGCAGTGGACCGTGCTGGTGACGCCCGAAAGCTGCGACGTACAGCCGGGGAAGACTGTCGAAAACGCCGATTGTTTCCTTAAGACTTCGGCGGAGATTTTTCTAGGCACCATCAATGGCACTTACACCCCTTCGATGACCGACCTGGTCATGGGGAAGGTCAAAACCAACAATCCGTTTCTGCTGCAAAAATTCCGCGATCTTTTCGCGTAA
- a CDS encoding Zn-ribbon domain-containing OB-fold protein: MAEEKNSPAPVKEVRGQISIPYRWSYGHALTRFFEESRDHRRLMGTRCPRCASVIVPAARICTRCYVEASEWVEVSDHGMLATYTTVHLPFPGQPTEPPYTYGLILLDGASNYFSHLIDEPVERLACGMRVQAVWADHRKGDLFDIQCFVQEAV, translated from the coding sequence ATGGCTGAAGAAAAGAACTCACCGGCGCCGGTCAAAGAGGTGCGCGGCCAGATTAGCATTCCCTACCGCTGGTCTTACGGCCATGCGCTGACGCGCTTCTTCGAAGAATCGAGAGATCACCGCCGCCTGATGGGCACGCGCTGCCCGCGCTGCGCGTCGGTGATCGTTCCCGCGGCGCGCATCTGTACTCGCTGTTATGTCGAAGCCAGCGAATGGGTCGAGGTCAGTGACCACGGCATGCTAGCGACTTACACGACCGTGCATCTGCCCTTCCCCGGACAGCCGACCGAGCCGCCATACACCTATGGGTTGATTCTGCTCGACGGCGCCAGCAACTACTTTTCGCATTTGATCGACGAGCCGGTCGAGCGCCTTGCCTGCGGCATGCGCGTTCAAGCCGTCTGGGCGGATCATCGCAAAGGCGATTTGTTCGATATCCAATGCTTCGTTCAAGAAGCGGTGTGA
- a CDS encoding ATP-binding protein — protein sequence MKLGRDENKARLAILTFALILLLLIGLSLGLYLRARGQAGASPVVVYLFSYQLIVVAFGLCMIYLLVRWLLRPYRRMVEAARDSPVHASAAMSESEFVVETFQALVEQLQAKERELAQLHTLERRRAERSERLSERLIANIPSGLVTVDQSGAVTSANAHALKILGARLNTAQLYEPGTAMFAPGGDYRALLQLSPRLVEMIGECLETGRAFRREEVVLSLPDGRARHLGLSISPISDAGQTVEGALCLLTDITEVLELRERIRLQENLANLGEMAAGLAHEFKNSLATIHGYVQLLDRQSSAVPAADQHLTLDAMLNEVRLLTRLVTDFLNFARPQQLSLAPVALRELIDHCVHELHPQLSDSGIGLHVDGEFDEVAADESLLQRVFLNLIRNAIEAIDPNAPEKLIRINGSLDPGSHRRFAHVRVSDTGGGISSEDLHHIFIPFFTTKSRGYGIGLALVQKILMAHGGDVAVESSSAAGTVFHCRIPLSLTPGGVEEST from the coding sequence ATGAAATTAGGCAGAGATGAAAACAAAGCGCGGCTGGCGATTCTCACCTTTGCGCTGATCCTGCTGCTGCTCATCGGCCTGAGCCTCGGCCTCTACCTCAGGGCGCGCGGCCAGGCCGGGGCCTCGCCGGTTGTCGTTTATCTTTTCAGCTATCAACTGATCGTGGTGGCCTTCGGGCTGTGCATGATCTACTTGCTGGTGCGCTGGCTGCTGCGTCCCTATCGGCGCATGGTCGAGGCGGCCCGCGACAGTCCTGTTCATGCGTCGGCGGCGATGAGCGAGAGCGAATTCGTCGTCGAGACCTTTCAGGCGCTGGTCGAGCAGCTTCAGGCCAAAGAGCGTGAGCTGGCGCAACTGCACACGCTGGAACGACGCCGCGCCGAACGCTCCGAACGGCTGAGCGAGCGCCTGATCGCTAACATCCCCAGCGGCCTGGTGACGGTTGACCAGTCGGGGGCGGTCACCTCCGCGAACGCGCACGCCTTGAAAATACTTGGCGCTCGCCTCAACACCGCGCAACTGTACGAGCCAGGGACGGCGATGTTTGCGCCCGGCGGGGATTACCGCGCCCTCCTTCAGCTCTCACCGCGGCTCGTCGAGATGATTGGCGAATGCCTGGAAACGGGCCGCGCCTTCCGCCGCGAAGAAGTCGTGCTATCGCTTCCCGACGGTCGGGCGCGCCATCTGGGGCTGAGCATTTCGCCGATCAGCGACGCCGGGCAAACCGTCGAAGGCGCGCTCTGCCTGCTCACAGACATCACCGAAGTGTTGGAGCTGCGCGAGCGCATACGCCTGCAAGAAAACCTCGCCAACCTTGGCGAGATGGCCGCCGGGCTGGCACACGAGTTTAAGAATTCGCTGGCGACGATTCACGGCTATGTGCAATTGCTCGACCGCCAGTCGAGCGCCGTGCCTGCCGCCGACCAGCACCTGACGCTCGATGCGATGCTGAACGAAGTGCGATTGCTGACGCGGCTGGTCACCGATTTCTTAAACTTCGCGCGCCCGCAGCAACTCAGCCTTGCGCCGGTCGCGCTACGCGAGTTGATCGATCACTGCGTCCACGAATTGCACCCCCAACTAAGCGACAGCGGCATCGGGCTTCATGTAGATGGCGAATTCGACGAAGTGGCCGCCGACGAGAGTTTGCTCCAGCGCGTCTTTCTGAACCTGATTCGCAACGCCATTGAAGCCATTGACCCGAATGCGCCCGAAAAACTGATCCGCATCAACGGCAGCCTGGACCCCGGCAGTCACCGGCGCTTTGCTCACGTTCGCGTCAGCGATACAGGCGGCGGCATATCGAGCGAAGACCTGCACCACATCTTCATCCCATTCTTCACTACAAAATCACGCGGCTATGGCATCGGGCTGGCGCTGGTGCAGAAGATACTGATGGCGCACGGTGGCGACGTCGCGGTCGAATCCAGCAGCGCCGCCGGCACAGTCTTCCATTGCCGCATCCCGCTATCGCTCACACCGGGCGGTGTGGAGGAATCAACCTAA
- a CDS encoding GspH/FimT family protein: MQTSAKQKHQPGEAGMGLMEVIVGSLCALIVMFVLLQVGRIAYSKITLRWATESLASELKEAKELAKARGQNVSVLFDAKRNRYGIDRNGNGSLEGSEAEELPEAMSLAEDAAVTFTKAGVLAPKSKEPQIILSNVRESHHVTVSSAGIIDTD, encoded by the coding sequence GTGCAAACATCAGCAAAGCAAAAGCATCAACCCGGTGAAGCGGGCATGGGCCTGATGGAAGTCATCGTCGGCAGCCTCTGTGCGTTGATCGTGATGTTTGTTCTCCTTCAAGTCGGGCGCATCGCTTATTCGAAGATCACTTTGCGTTGGGCGACCGAGAGTTTGGCCAGCGAGCTGAAGGAGGCGAAGGAGCTTGCAAAAGCGCGCGGGCAGAATGTCTCTGTCCTCTTCGACGCCAAGCGCAATCGCTATGGGATTGACCGCAATGGCAATGGCAGCCTTGAGGGCAGCGAAGCCGAAGAACTGCCGGAAGCGATGAGCCTTGCCGAAGACGCTGCCGTGACTTTCACGAAGGCGGGCGTGCTGGCGCCAAAGTCGAAAGAGCCGCAGATCATCCTGAGCAATGTGCGCGAATCGCATCACGTGACGGTCAGCAGCGCCGGGATTATCGATACCGACTGA